One segment of Vagococcus martis DNA contains the following:
- a CDS encoding DHH family phosphoesterase produces the protein MAIGQEILKEIKKYDTIMIHRHQSPDPDALGSQGGLGDMLKASFPEKKIYLVGGPVNDLDYLVTMDEVSDELYKDALVIVTDTANAPRISGEQYALGQKLIKIDHHPDDEPYGDLSWVNTHASSTSEMIYDFYEANKDSLVMTDNAARLLYAGIIGDTGRFLYPATTSHTLLVASHLLSYSFDAAKLSRYMDEVDEKISRLSGYVYENMISDENGAAMVVLTQDALKEFDVVDSETPAIIPLPGKIRGILSWAIFVEQPEGFFRVRLRSKGPVINGIAKRHHGGGHPLASGANAKDMDEVEEIFQEIKTIVAEYKIY, from the coding sequence ATGGCTATTGGGCAAGAAATTTTAAAAGAGATAAAAAAATATGACACGATTATGATTCATCGTCATCAAAGTCCAGATCCAGATGCATTAGGATCTCAAGGTGGATTAGGAGATATGTTAAAGGCAAGTTTTCCAGAAAAAAAGATTTATTTAGTTGGTGGACCTGTCAACGATTTAGATTACCTTGTGACGATGGACGAGGTCAGTGATGAGTTATATAAAGACGCGTTAGTTATTGTCACAGATACAGCAAACGCTCCAAGAATTAGTGGCGAACAATATGCTTTAGGACAGAAATTAATTAAAATCGATCACCATCCAGATGATGAACCATATGGCGATTTATCATGGGTAAATACCCATGCAAGTAGTACAAGTGAAATGATTTATGATTTTTATGAAGCAAATAAAGACTCTTTAGTGATGACAGACAATGCTGCAAGACTACTTTATGCGGGAATTATTGGTGATACAGGCCGATTTTTATATCCTGCGACAACGTCACATACACTACTTGTTGCTAGTCACTTGTTGAGTTATTCGTTTGACGCAGCGAAATTAAGTCGATACATGGATGAAGTCGATGAGAAAATTTCACGTTTATCAGGTTACGTCTATGAGAATATGATATCTGATGAAAATGGTGCAGCAATGGTTGTGTTAACACAAGATGCGTTAAAAGAATTTGATGTGGTGGACTCAGAAACACCAGCGATTATTCCATTACCTGGTAAAATTCGTGGCATTTTATCATGGGCCATTTTTGTTGAACAACCTGAAGGGTTCTTCAGAGTACGTTTAAGAAGTAAAGGACCAGTCATCAATGGAATTGCTAAGCGACATCATGGTGGTGGACATCCCTTAGCTAGTGGAGCAAATGCAAAAGACATGGATGAAGTCGAAGAGATATTCCAAGAAATAAAAACAATCGTAGCTGAATATAAAATATATTAG
- a CDS encoding DRTGG domain-containing protein, whose amino-acid sequence MSMTKHDQILAHIESLPVGDKISVRGIAKMLGVSEGTAYRAIKEAENVGLVSTIQRVGTIRIEKKIKENIKNLTFKEIVKIIEGDVLAGKKGLKKPLDKFIIGAMTEKSMLRYITPGALMIVGDREGVQRLALTHGAAVLLTGGFEVSQDIMNLADKVEMPILRTAHDTFTVGTMINRAISDQMIKKDIVLVEDIQTPESETSYMMTKDTVEDYFKLVEKTGYTRFPVVNKSKRLVGMVTAKDVGDKSLTQSIEKAMTKDPRHAKSHMSVASIGHQMIWDGLEIIPVVEDDLTLVGIISRQDVMRTVQMAQKQPQAAHKLTDHITNQIVEKEMPQNGDAVFTFEVTPQMVNNLGTLSFGVLNQIISSVVRSTMLSRYNFHSIIEQSSLYYFKLIQMDSEIEIRTQVIEVGRRSGKVEVSVYKDNIVSAKAIAVCQLMDPI is encoded by the coding sequence ATGAGCATGACAAAGCATGATCAAATATTAGCACATATTGAGTCATTGCCTGTTGGGGATAAAATTTCTGTTCGAGGCATTGCTAAAATGTTAGGCGTAAGTGAAGGAACAGCTTACAGAGCAATTAAAGAAGCAGAAAATGTTGGTCTTGTATCAACGATTCAACGTGTTGGAACCATTAGAATTGAGAAAAAAATAAAAGAAAACATAAAAAATTTAACCTTTAAAGAAATTGTTAAAATTATTGAAGGTGATGTTTTGGCAGGTAAAAAAGGGCTGAAAAAACCTTTGGATAAGTTTATTATTGGTGCTATGACGGAAAAAAGTATGTTGCGCTACATCACACCAGGAGCCTTAATGATTGTTGGGGATAGGGAAGGGGTACAGCGTTTAGCTTTAACTCATGGGGCTGCTGTGTTACTTACTGGTGGATTTGAAGTGAGTCAAGACATCATGAACTTGGCTGATAAAGTAGAAATGCCGATATTAAGAACAGCACATGATACTTTTACAGTTGGTACGATGATTAACCGTGCAATTAGTGATCAGATGATTAAAAAAGATATTGTGTTGGTTGAAGATATCCAAACACCTGAGAGTGAGACAAGTTACATGATGACAAAAGATACGGTTGAAGATTATTTCAAGCTAGTGGAAAAAACAGGTTATACACGTTTTCCAGTGGTTAATAAGTCTAAACGATTAGTTGGAATGGTAACAGCTAAAGATGTGGGTGATAAGTCTTTAACACAATCAATTGAAAAAGCAATGACCAAAGACCCGAGACATGCGAAATCTCATATGAGTGTTGCAAGTATTGGACATCAAATGATCTGGGATGGTTTGGAGATTATACCAGTTGTTGAAGATGATTTGACGTTAGTCGGTATTATATCGAGACAAGACGTCATGCGGACAGTTCAAATGGCACAAAAACAGCCGCAAGCAGCACATAAATTAACTGATCATATAACCAATCAAATTGTAGAAAAAGAGATGCCTCAAAATGGTGATGCTGTTTTTACATTTGAAGTCACACCTCAAATGGTGAATAATTTAGGGACGTTGTCTTTTGGCGTATTAAATCAAATCATATCTAGCGTTGTGCGTTCAACGATGCTCTCTCGATATAATTTTCATTCTATCATTGAACAAAGTAGTTTGTATTATTTTAAGTTGATTCAAATGGATAGTGAAATTGAAATTAGAACACAAGTAATAGAAGTGGGTCGACGTTCTGGTAAAGTAGAAGTAAGTGTCTATAAAGACAACATCGTGTCAGCAAAAGCGATTGCTGTCTGTCAGTTAATGGATCCAATTTAG